One region of Deltaproteobacteria bacterium CG11_big_fil_rev_8_21_14_0_20_42_23 genomic DNA includes:
- a CDS encoding resolvase: MLHVKNFFGDVTMKTAIYARVSTNNGQQSPEMQLQALREYCAARKFDVFEEYVDEGISGTKNSRPALNRLMDDAKKRKFDAVLVWKFDRFARSTKHLITALEEFKNLGIDFISYSENLDTSSPMGKAMFTIVGAIAELERSLIVERVKSGLQAAKKRGKKLGRPGKNINKGEFKRLISEGESVHAAAKQLGISNGTAYRLAYEIN, translated from the coding sequence ATGTTACATGTCAAAAACTTTTTTGGAGACGTCACTATGAAAACAGCAATCTACGCAAGAGTTTCAACAAACAACGGACAACAGTCTCCTGAGATGCAGCTTCAGGCTTTGCGCGAGTATTGTGCCGCAAGGAAATTCGATGTTTTTGAGGAGTACGTTGATGAAGGCATTTCCGGCACAAAGAACTCTCGCCCTGCTCTCAATCGGTTGATGGATGATGCAAAGAAGCGTAAATTCGATGCTGTGCTTGTCTGGAAGTTTGATCGTTTCGCACGCTCAACAAAACACCTGATCACAGCCTTAGAAGAGTTCAAAAACCTAGGCATCGACTTCATTTCCTACTCTGAAAATCTCGACACAAGCTCACCTATGGGAAAGGCAATGTTTACAATTGTTGGAGCCATTGCGGAACTTGAGCGTTCATTGATTGTGGAGCGGGTGAAAAGCGGGCTTCAAGCAGCTAAGAAGAGGGGAAAGAAATTGGGAAGGCCAGGCAAAAATATTAATAAGGGAGAATTTAAAAGACTAATTTCTGAAGGAGAATCGGTGCATGCGGCAGCCAAACAATTAGGCATCTCTAATGGTACCGCTTACAGGCTAGCTTATGAAATCAACTGA